In the Streptomyces sp. WMMC940 genome, AACGTCGTCGTGCCGGAGCCGTTCCTGGTCAGCGCGAGGGTCGAGCTGACGGAGTTGGCGGAGAGGGGGAAGGGCGACTTGATGGCGGAGGTGGACAGGGTGATGGTGGCCGCGGTGCCGTCCTGGGTGGCCGTGAGCGAGGCCTCGCCGGATCCGAACGAGCCGCAGTCGAACGACAGGGTCGCCGTCGTGGGCTCGACCGCGAGCGCTGCCGGGGCCAGGGCGAGGACGCCGACGGCCGTCGCGGCGAGCAGGGCCGTGCCGGTACCGAGTGTGCGGTGCTTCATCGGGGGTCCCGCCTTCGTGTGTGGGGGTCACGGGATGGCGTCGCCGACCGCCGCTGCCTGCGTGGGCACCGGCCCCGCAGCAAGGGGGGCCGATGGGCAGTCAGGGACGGTTGTCATTGGGGCAGGAACTCCCGGAGAAGGCAAGGATGCCGACCGAGATTGTTGGCATGTATCGGTCAATTCCAGCCGCCCGGGCGGCTGCGGGGAGACCGCGGTTCCGGGAGGAGGCCGAGGCATCGGCGGGGGCCGCGGATCCGGCCGGATTCCCGTCCTGCGGGTTGCGGCGCGTGAGGGTGACGCGCCGCGAGTGGCGCAAGGTGCGAGGCGCCGGACCGCGCCCCGGCCGGCACGGGCCGGGGAAGCTCCGCGAGCCCGCGGCCGGCCAAGTCACCTCGTCCAACCGGGCCGGCTCCGATGCCCGCGGCGCTGACCGGCTCGGGTCGCCCGCGGTGCTCGCTCGACGAGGATGTCCGCGTCGTTCACCCGATCCGGGTGTCGGCGGCGCTGACGGGCTCGCGTCGCCCGCGGTGCTCGCTCGACGAGGGTGTCGGGGTGTCGGCGCCGTTCAGCCGATGCGGGTGCCCGCGCCGCTCACCCGCACCCTCGGGTCGCCCGCGTACAGCGTCACCGTCAGTTGCCCCGGCCGCCCGAGGTCCTCGCCCTGGTGCAGGGTGAGCACCGCGTCCTCGGGCACCAGCCCGAGCTCGCGGGCGTACGCACCGAAGGCGGCCGCCGCGGCGCCCGTGGCCGGGTCCTCCACGACTCCTCCGACGGGGAACGGGTCGCGCACGTGGAACACGGTCGTCGACTCCCGCCACACCAGTTGCACGGTGGTGAGGTCCAGCCGGAGCATCAGGGCCTCCAGGCGGTCGACGTCGTACGCGAGGTCCGCGAGGCGCTCGCGGGTCGCGGCGGCGAGGACGAGATGGCGGGCGCCGGCGAAGGCGACACGCGGCGGGAAGGCCGGGTCCAGGTCTCCGGAGCCGGTCCAGTCGAGTGCGGCGAGCGCCTCGGCGAGGTCGTCGTCCGTGATCCCTTCGACGCTCGGTACGACGCTGGTGAGCGTGGCCCGGAGCGCGCCGTCCCGCTCCGTGACCTCCACCGGGACGATCCCCGCGCGGGTGGTGAACTCCAGTTCTCCGGGACCGATGCGTTCGGCGAGGGCGATGGCGGCGGCGACGGTCGCGTGACCGCAGAACGGGACCTCGGCCTTGGGGCTGAAGTAGCGGATGGTGAAGGCCCGCTCGCCCTCTGGGGCGAGGAACGCGGACTCGGAGTACCCGAGCTCGGCGGCGACGGCGAGCATCTCGGCGTCGGCGAGGGTGGAGGCGTCGAGGACCACGCCCGCGGGGTTGCCGCCGGTGGGCTCGGTGGAGAACGCGGTGTACCGGAGGACGTCGGGGCGTGCGTCTGAGCTCATGCCGCACCCAACACCGCGCCCGTGCGGGCTGTTCCCGCGGCGCGGCGCTTTCTCGTGCGGCTGAGCTGCTCGCAGCTGCCGCGGGCGGTGCGGGGGCGTTCCGGGTCGAGGGGCGTGCCGGCGCCGGGCCGTGCGGGCCGTTCCGTCGGTGTGAAGCTCCTCGTGTGCTCCCGCCGGCCGGTGCGCGTGCGTCGGGCCCGACGGTTGGTGCCGGCCGGGCTACCGCGTGCCTCTGGCCGGTGCGCCCCGCCCAGGCTCGCCCGGCGTGACGGTCCGGCCGGGGGAGGGGCTGCTCGGCATGACGGTCCCCCGGGGTGAGGCCACGCCCGTACCTCCGGGGAGGGCCCGCCCCGGCGGGAGCCCGGCCGCGGACCGAGGGTGGTCCGGGTGCCGCGGCCCCGGCGAGGCGTCGACGCGCGGCGACGGGCCGTCGAAACAACGCGGGTCGGGCGAGGCCTCCCGTCAGCCGCGGCCGATGTACGGCATCGTCGTGGACATCACCGTCGCGAACTGCACGTTCGCCTCCAGGGGCAGCTCCGCCATGTGCAGCACCGTCCGTGCCACGTCGTCCACGTCCATGACCGGTTCGGGGGCGGTGCGGCCATCGGCCTGAAGGACGCCGGTCTCCATGCGGGCCGTCATCTCCGTGGCCGCGTTGCCGATGTCGATCTGGCCGCAGGCGATGCGGTAGGGACGGCCGTCCAGCGACAGGGACTTGGTGAGACCGGTGACGGCGTGCTTCGTCGCCGTGTACGCCACCGAGTGCGGACGCGGCGCGTGTGCGGAGATGGAGCCGTTGTTGATGATGCGGCCGCCCTGCGGGTCCTGGTCCTTCATCACCCGGAACGCGGCCTGGGCGCACAGGAACGAACCCGTCAGATTGACGTCCACGACATGGCGCCATGCCTCGTGGGGGAGGTCCTCGAGGTGCACCCCGCCGGGGCCGAACGTGCCCGCGTTGTTGAAGAGCAGGTCCACACGCCCGAACCGCTCCCGCGCCGCGGTGAAGAGCGCCGTGACGGCGTCCGGGGACGTGATGTCCGTCGGGACGCAGAGTACGTCCGCCCCGCCGGCCAGTGAGGCCGTCTCTCCCAGTGCGTCCGCCCGCCGGCCCGCCAGCGCCAGCGACCAACCCGCGCCCGCGAACGCCAGGGCGACGCTGCGCCCGATGCCCGAGCCGGCGCCCGTGACCACCGCACTTCTCCGTTCTGCGTTCATGGCGCCGCAGCGTACGGCAGACGGGTCTCCGGGGTTCTCATCCGTCCGACACGCGGATGTTGTGTACCGGACAATCCACGGACGCCGGGCCCGGCTCAAATGCGGAGTGACAACGTCCGCAAGGGGAGGGCCAGATGACATCCGCACACCGCCACTCGGACGAACTCCGCGCCGTTGCCCGGCACGTGGGCCGCCGCCGCTTCCTGACCGTCACCGGAGCCGCGGCCGCGCTCGCCTTCGCCGTGAACCTGCCCGCTGCCGGCACCGCGGCCGCCGCCGAACTGGACGCCGGGAAACTCACCGAGGACCCGTTCGCGCTCGGCGTGGCGTCCGGAGACCCGCTGCCCGGTTCCGTACTGCTGTGGACGCGGCTCGCGCCCCGCCCGTACGAGCCCGGCGGCGGACTGCCCTCCGCCCGGATCCGGGTCGGCTGGGAGATCGCCCACGACGCCCGGTTCACCCGCGTCGCCAGACGCGGACAGACCACCGCACACCCCGAGTTCGACCACACCGTCCACGTGGACGTCACCGGACTCGACCCCGATCGCGTCTACCACTACCGCTTCCGCGCGGGCCGCTGGATCAGCCCCGTCGGCCGCACCCGCACCGCACCCCCTGCCGGTGCCCGGATCTCCGAGCTGAGGCTCGCGGCCGTCTCCTGCCAGGCGTACCACGACGGCTACTACACCGCGTACCGGCACCTCGCCGGCGAGGACCTGGACGCCGTCTTCCACCTCGGTGACTACCTCTACGAGTACGCCGTCAACGCCGTCGGCGGCGCCCGCAACCACACCGACCGGCTCCTGCCCGCCCATTTCAACCGCGAGACCGTCACCCTGGAGGACTACCGGCTGCGCTACGCGCTCTACCGCAGCGACCCGGACCTCGCCGCCGCGCACGCCGCCCATCCCTTCGTCGTCACCTGGGACGACCACGAGACCGAGAACAACTACGCGGGGGAGACGCCCGAGAACGACGTCCCGCCGGAGGAGTTCCTGCTGCGCCGCGCCGCCGCGTACCGCGCCTACTGGGAGAACCAGCCGCTGCGCAGACCGCAGCGGCCGGCCGGCCCGGACATGCGGCTCTACCGCCGGCTGCGGTTCGGCCGCCTCGCCCAGTTCGACGTGCTCGACACCCGTCAGTACCGCT is a window encoding:
- a CDS encoding SDR family oxidoreductase, yielding MNAERRSAVVTGAGSGIGRSVALAFAGAGWSLALAGRRADALGETASLAGGADVLCVPTDITSPDAVTALFTAARERFGRVDLLFNNAGTFGPGGVHLEDLPHEAWRHVVDVNLTGSFLCAQAAFRVMKDQDPQGGRIINNGSISAHAPRPHSVAYTATKHAVTGLTKSLSLDGRPYRIACGQIDIGNAATEMTARMETGVLQADGRTAPEPVMDVDDVARTVLHMAELPLEANVQFATVMSTTMPYIGRG
- a CDS encoding PhzF family phenazine biosynthesis protein; its protein translation is MSSDARPDVLRYTAFSTEPTGGNPAGVVLDASTLADAEMLAVAAELGYSESAFLAPEGERAFTIRYFSPKAEVPFCGHATVAAAIALAERIGPGELEFTTRAGIVPVEVTERDGALRATLTSVVPSVEGITDDDLAEALAALDWTGSGDLDPAFPPRVAFAGARHLVLAAATRERLADLAYDVDRLEALMLRLDLTTVQLVWRESTTVFHVRDPFPVGGVVEDPATGAAAAAFGAYARELGLVPEDAVLTLHQGEDLGRPGQLTVTLYAGDPRVRVSGAGTRIG
- a CDS encoding alkaline phosphatase D family protein; this translates as MTSAHRHSDELRAVARHVGRRRFLTVTGAAAALAFAVNLPAAGTAAAAELDAGKLTEDPFALGVASGDPLPGSVLLWTRLAPRPYEPGGGLPSARIRVGWEIAHDARFTRVARRGQTTAHPEFDHTVHVDVTGLDPDRVYHYRFRAGRWISPVGRTRTAPPAGARISELRLAAVSCQAYHDGYYTAYRHLAGEDLDAVFHLGDYLYEYAVNAVGGARNHTDRLLPAHFNRETVTLEDYRLRYALYRSDPDLAAAHAAHPFVVTWDDHETENNYAGETPENDVPPEEFLLRRAAAYRAYWENQPLRRPQRPAGPDMRLYRRLRFGRLAQFDVLDTRQYRSDQAYGDGWQTPGPESEDPSRTMTGATQERWLLDGWRASDAVWNVVPQQVTFAQRRNLPTPDYKLSMDSWDGYPASRQRILDGAEAAGIDNLVVLTGDVHVGYAFDLKKDFDDPSSRTVGTEFVATSVSSGKDGAEKPANWDNLTLANPHMRFYNGRRGYVTVTLTTEHARADFRTVSAVTTPGAPVTTAASFVTEAGDPGLVQV